The proteins below are encoded in one region of Dasypus novemcinctus isolate mDasNov1 chromosome 13, mDasNov1.1.hap2, whole genome shotgun sequence:
- the TARS2 gene encoding threonine--tRNA ligase, mitochondrial isoform X1 encodes MKLYQTWLRLPGLRACGLHTAAVPTPPYWLAERLSLFEELWATQEKRSASMAQKEYRIIKISLPGGQKVDALAWNTTPYQVAQQISSTLADTAVAAQVNGEPYDLDRPLETDSDLRFLTFDSPEGKAVFWHSSTHVLGAAAEQLLGAILCRGPSTECGFYHDFFLGRERTVRGSELPVLERICQELAAAAQPFRRLEASQNELRQLFKDNPFKLRLIEEKVTGPTATVYGCGTLVDLCRGPHLRHTGQIGGLKLLTNSSSLWRSSGAPETVQRVSGISFPTAERLRAWEEWREEAQLRDHRRIGKEQELFFFHELSPGSCFFLPRGTRVYNALVAFIRAEYARRGFSEVKTPTLFPARLWKQSGHWEHYREDMFALQPQGADEPTSSQSDHSPSHPTNTLALKPMNCPAHCLMFAHRPRSWRELPLRLAEFGVLHRAEASGGLGGLTRLRHFQQDDAHIFCAPDQLEAEIRGCLDFLRSVYAVLGFSFRLALSTRPSGFLGEPCLWDQAEQVLQQALEEFGEPWDLNPGDGAFYGPKIDVHLHDVLGRPHQCGTIQLDFQLPLRFGLQYRGHTGALERPVLIHRAVLGSVERMLGVLAESCGGKWPLWLSPLQVVVIPVGTEQEEYAREAQQSLQAAGLVGDLDADSGLTLSRRVRQAQLAHYNFQFVVGQKEQSRRTVNIRTRDNRRLGERDLTAAVERLLELQNARVPNAEEIF; translated from the exons ATGAAACTCTATCAGACGTGGCTCCGGCTCCCAGGGTTACGAGCCTGCGGTCTGCACACG GCAGCTGTACCGACCCCTCCATACTGGTTGGCAGAACGGCTTAGCCTTTTTGAGGAGCTATGGGCCACTCAGGAAAAGAGGTCAGCAAGCATGGCACAGAAGGAATACAGGATCATTAAGATATCACTTCCTGGAGGCCAGAAAGTGGACGCCTTGGCATGGAACACAACCCCTTACCAAGTAGCACAGCAGATCAG TTCAACACTGGCAGATACTGCAGTGGCTGCTCAAGTGAATGGAGAACCTTATGATCTGGATCGGCCCTTGGAGACAGATTCTGATCTTAGATTTCTGACATTTGATTCCCCAGAGGGGAAAGCG GTGTTCTGGCACTCCAGCACTCATGTCTTGGGGGCAGCAGCTGAGCAACTCCTAGGTGCTATTCTGTGTCGAGGCCCAAGTACAGAATGTGGCTTCTACCATGATTTCTTCCTGGGAAGGGAACG GACAGTCCGGGGCTCAGAGCTGCCCGTTTTGGAGCGGATTTGCCAGGAACTTGCAGCTGCTGCTCAACCCTTCCGGCGGCTAGAGGCTTCCCAGAATGAACTGCGGCAGCTCTTCAAG GATAACCCCTTTAAACTTCGCCTGATTGAGGAGAAAGTGACAGGTCCGACAGCAACAGTGTATGG GTGTGGCACATTGGTCGATCTTTGCCGGGGCCCCCACCTTCGGCACACTGGACAGATTGGAGGACTAAAGCTGCTAACG AACTCGTCATCCTTATGGAGGTCTTCAGGGGCTCCAGAGACAGTGCAGCGAGTATCGGGAATCTCCTTCCCCACGGCGGAGAGACTGAGGGCCTGGGAAGAATGGCGGGAGGAAGCACAGCTGCGGGACCACCGGCGCATTGGGAAG GAACAGGAGCTCTTCTTCTTCCACGAGCTGAGCCCTGGCAGCTGCTTCTTCCTGCCCCGAGGGACAAGGGTGTATAATGCACTGGTTGCTTTTATCAGG GCCGAGTACGCCCGCCGTGGTTTCTCAGAAGTGAAAACCCCCACACTGTTTCCTGCAAGACTCTGGAAACAGTCAGGGCACTGGGAACATTATAGGGAAGACATGTTTGCCCTGCAGCCCCAAGGCGCTGATGAACCTACCAGCTCCCAGAGCGACCACTCTCCCAGCCATCCCACCAACACACTCGCCCTCAAGCCCATGAACTGCCCTGCACACTG CCTGATGTTCGCCCACCGGCCCAGATCCTGGCGAGAGCTGCCCCTGAGACTGGCAGAGTTTGGAGTCCTGCACCGGGCTGAGGCCTCTGGTGGTCTGGGGGGATTGACGCGCCTGCGGCACTTCCAGCAGGATGACGCTCACATCTTCTGTGCTCCAGATCAG CTGGAAGCAGAGATCCGAGGCTGTCTGGATTTCCTCCGCTCTGTCTATGCAGTCCTTGGCTTCTCCTTCCGCCTTGCACTGTCCACCCGGCCGTCCGGCTTCCTGGGGGAGCCTTGCCTTTGGGACCAGGCTGAACAG GTCCTTCAACAGGCCCTGGAAGAATTTGGAGAACCTTGGGACCTCAACCCTGGAGATGGTGCCTTCTATGGGCCAAAG ATTGACGTGCACCTCCACGATGTCCTGGGTCGGCCTCATCAGTGTGGGACAATCCAGCTGGACTTTCAGCTACCCCTGAGATTCGGCCTCCAATACCGGGG GCATACAGGGGCCCTGGAGCGTCCAGTCCTCATTCACCGAGCGGTGCTGGGTTCTGTGGAAAGGATGTTGGGAGTGCTGGCAGAAAGCTGCGGAGGAAAATG GCCACTGTGGCTGTCGCCACTCCAGGTGGTAGTCATCCCTGTGGGGACTGAGCAAGAGGAGTATGCCAGAGAG GCACAGCAGAGCCTGCAGGCTGCAGGACTGGTTGGTGACCTGGATGCTGACTCTGGACTGACCCTCAGCCGGCGAGTTCGCCAGGCCCAGCTTGCCCACTACAATTTTCAGTTTG TGGTTGGCCAGAAAGAGCAAAGTAGGAGAACAGTGAACATTCGGACTCGCGATAATCGTCGACTTGGGGAGCGGGACTTGACTGCGGCTGTGGAGCGCCTGCTCGAGCTGCAGAACGCCAGGGTGCCAAATGCTGAAGAAATTTTCTGA
- the TARS2 gene encoding threonine--tRNA ligase, mitochondrial isoform X2, with amino-acid sequence MKLYQTWLRLPGLRACGLHTAAVPTPPYWLAERLSLFEELWATQEKRSASMAQKEYRIIKISLPGGQKVDALAWNTTPYQVAQQISSTLADTAVAAQVNGEPYDLDRPLETDSDLRFLTFDSPEGKAVFWHSSTHVLGAAAEQLLGAILCRGPSTECGFYHDFFLGRERTVRGSELPVLERICQELAAAAQPFRRLEASQNELRQLFKDNPFKLRLIEEKVTGPTATVYGCGTLVDLCRGPHLRHTGQIGGLKLLTNSSSLWRSSGAPETVQRVSGISFPTAERLRAWEEWREEAQLRDHRRIGKEQELFFFHELSPGSCFFLPRGTRVYNALVAFIRAEYARRGFSEVKTPTLFPARLWKQSGHWEHYREDMFALQPQGADEPTSSQSDHSPSHPTNTLALKPMNCPAHCLMFAHRPRSWRELPLRLAEFGVLHRAEASGGLGGLTRLRHFQQDDAHIFCAPDQLEAEIRGCLDFLRSVYAVLGFSFRLALSTRPSGFLGEPCLWDQAEQVLQQALEEFGEPWDLNPGDGAFYGPKIDVHLHDVLGRPHQCGTIQLDFQLPLRFGLQYRGHTGALERPVLIHRAVLGSVERMLGVLAESCGGKWPLWLSPLQVVVIPVGTEQEEYARERELRSVYILELSSWLGRVVARSRQNPGWKFIPSRRHTKKLEGSG; translated from the exons ATGAAACTCTATCAGACGTGGCTCCGGCTCCCAGGGTTACGAGCCTGCGGTCTGCACACG GCAGCTGTACCGACCCCTCCATACTGGTTGGCAGAACGGCTTAGCCTTTTTGAGGAGCTATGGGCCACTCAGGAAAAGAGGTCAGCAAGCATGGCACAGAAGGAATACAGGATCATTAAGATATCACTTCCTGGAGGCCAGAAAGTGGACGCCTTGGCATGGAACACAACCCCTTACCAAGTAGCACAGCAGATCAG TTCAACACTGGCAGATACTGCAGTGGCTGCTCAAGTGAATGGAGAACCTTATGATCTGGATCGGCCCTTGGAGACAGATTCTGATCTTAGATTTCTGACATTTGATTCCCCAGAGGGGAAAGCG GTGTTCTGGCACTCCAGCACTCATGTCTTGGGGGCAGCAGCTGAGCAACTCCTAGGTGCTATTCTGTGTCGAGGCCCAAGTACAGAATGTGGCTTCTACCATGATTTCTTCCTGGGAAGGGAACG GACAGTCCGGGGCTCAGAGCTGCCCGTTTTGGAGCGGATTTGCCAGGAACTTGCAGCTGCTGCTCAACCCTTCCGGCGGCTAGAGGCTTCCCAGAATGAACTGCGGCAGCTCTTCAAG GATAACCCCTTTAAACTTCGCCTGATTGAGGAGAAAGTGACAGGTCCGACAGCAACAGTGTATGG GTGTGGCACATTGGTCGATCTTTGCCGGGGCCCCCACCTTCGGCACACTGGACAGATTGGAGGACTAAAGCTGCTAACG AACTCGTCATCCTTATGGAGGTCTTCAGGGGCTCCAGAGACAGTGCAGCGAGTATCGGGAATCTCCTTCCCCACGGCGGAGAGACTGAGGGCCTGGGAAGAATGGCGGGAGGAAGCACAGCTGCGGGACCACCGGCGCATTGGGAAG GAACAGGAGCTCTTCTTCTTCCACGAGCTGAGCCCTGGCAGCTGCTTCTTCCTGCCCCGAGGGACAAGGGTGTATAATGCACTGGTTGCTTTTATCAGG GCCGAGTACGCCCGCCGTGGTTTCTCAGAAGTGAAAACCCCCACACTGTTTCCTGCAAGACTCTGGAAACAGTCAGGGCACTGGGAACATTATAGGGAAGACATGTTTGCCCTGCAGCCCCAAGGCGCTGATGAACCTACCAGCTCCCAGAGCGACCACTCTCCCAGCCATCCCACCAACACACTCGCCCTCAAGCCCATGAACTGCCCTGCACACTG CCTGATGTTCGCCCACCGGCCCAGATCCTGGCGAGAGCTGCCCCTGAGACTGGCAGAGTTTGGAGTCCTGCACCGGGCTGAGGCCTCTGGTGGTCTGGGGGGATTGACGCGCCTGCGGCACTTCCAGCAGGATGACGCTCACATCTTCTGTGCTCCAGATCAG CTGGAAGCAGAGATCCGAGGCTGTCTGGATTTCCTCCGCTCTGTCTATGCAGTCCTTGGCTTCTCCTTCCGCCTTGCACTGTCCACCCGGCCGTCCGGCTTCCTGGGGGAGCCTTGCCTTTGGGACCAGGCTGAACAG GTCCTTCAACAGGCCCTGGAAGAATTTGGAGAACCTTGGGACCTCAACCCTGGAGATGGTGCCTTCTATGGGCCAAAG ATTGACGTGCACCTCCACGATGTCCTGGGTCGGCCTCATCAGTGTGGGACAATCCAGCTGGACTTTCAGCTACCCCTGAGATTCGGCCTCCAATACCGGGG GCATACAGGGGCCCTGGAGCGTCCAGTCCTCATTCACCGAGCGGTGCTGGGTTCTGTGGAAAGGATGTTGGGAGTGCTGGCAGAAAGCTGCGGAGGAAAATG GCCACTGTGGCTGTCGCCACTCCAGGTGGTAGTCATCCCTGTGGGGACTGAGCAAGAGGAGTATGCCAGAGAG AGAGAATTAAGGAGTGTGTATATACTGGAGTTGAGCAGCTGGTTGGGTAGAGTGGTGGCTCGAAGCAGGCAAAACCCAGGTTGGAAGTTCATCCCCAGTAGGAGGCACACGAAAAAGTTGGAGGGGTCGGGGTGA